In Acidobacteriota bacterium, a single genomic region encodes these proteins:
- the tilS gene encoding tRNA lysidine(34) synthetase TilS: MPVSTIAIRSSDLRSRLLRQLRLHTPALCGQRILVAFSGGPDSTALLALLSELAAERPNLPDDQATPKLQLFAAHYDHRLDPDSRHRARRAQELSEELGVPFCLGHRANDETADAGESPEAAARRLRYRFLEAQRRALDARFLLTAHHRDDQAETLLLRMLHGTGIEGLAGIRHRRGTLLRPLLGQDRHDLRSYLAARGLEPILDPTNQDLRVPRNALRHSVLPHLARRSPNLVPRLARLADAAQGARRRLDPLLQQALEPHQAFRGVAVRRQRLQALPPELLAPALALLHRRAGSPYPARAAALQELRRQLAAGRQVGCDCGGGWRWEQQGEWLSLRHAPPPTPPFSYTLEVPAEAAVPSAAPSQVGPTHAEPEQAELQETVHERVLPELAVRIRLCRGSAAAEAESPAPTGPEAGDLSLGAPQTARARLVLVPGDRLTIRNRRPGDRVQPAGSSTRKRLKEVLIDRRVPRSQRDQLPLLCIGGNIAWVVGVTVDERFRKRDGGNPWIFEVEPA, encoded by the coding sequence ATTCCGGTATCCACCATCGCAATCCGGAGTAGCGACCTCCGGAGCCGGCTCCTCCGCCAGCTCCGCCTCCACACGCCGGCCCTCTGCGGCCAGCGCATCCTCGTCGCATTCTCCGGCGGCCCCGATTCCACGGCCCTCCTCGCCCTCCTCTCCGAGCTCGCTGCGGAACGCCCGAATCTCCCGGACGACCAAGCCACCCCGAAGCTGCAGCTCTTCGCGGCCCATTACGATCATCGCCTTGACCCCGACTCCCGGCACCGCGCCCGGCGGGCTCAGGAGCTGAGCGAGGAGCTCGGCGTCCCCTTCTGCCTCGGCCACCGCGCGAACGACGAAACCGCCGACGCTGGGGAAAGCCCGGAGGCCGCGGCGCGGCGGCTGCGCTACCGCTTCCTCGAAGCTCAGCGGCGCGCCCTCGATGCCCGCTTCCTGCTCACCGCCCACCACCGTGACGACCAGGCGGAAACCCTCCTCCTGCGCATGCTCCACGGCACCGGCATCGAAGGACTGGCGGGAATCCGGCACCGTCGGGGCACTCTGCTGCGGCCACTGCTGGGCCAAGATCGCCACGACCTGCGGTCGTACCTTGCCGCCCGCGGGCTCGAGCCGATTCTCGACCCCACCAATCAGGACCTCCGCGTGCCACGCAACGCTCTACGCCACAGTGTCCTGCCCCACCTGGCGCGCCGATCGCCGAACCTGGTGCCGCGATTGGCCCGCCTCGCCGACGCCGCCCAGGGCGCCCGCCGCCGTCTCGACCCTCTTCTCCAACAGGCTCTCGAGCCCCACCAGGCCTTTCGCGGAGTGGCGGTGCGCCGACAGCGACTGCAGGCCCTGCCGCCGGAGCTCCTCGCCCCCGCCCTGGCCCTGCTCCACCGCCGGGCCGGCAGCCCGTATCCCGCCCGCGCCGCCGCTCTTCAAGAGCTCCGGCGCCAGCTCGCGGCGGGGCGGCAGGTGGGTTGTGATTGCGGGGGCGGCTGGCGTTGGGAGCAGCAAGGAGAATGGCTCTCTCTTCGACATGCCCCACCTCCAACACCACCTTTCTCTTATACTCTGGAAGTTCCGGCCGAAGCAGCGGTCCCATCGGCCGCCCCTTCGCAGGTCGGCCCCACGCACGCTGAGCCCGAGCAGGCCGAGCTCCAAGAGACCGTTCACGAACGGGTCCTTCCGGAGCTGGCGGTGCGCATTCGGCTGTGTCGAGGGTCCGCGGCCGCGGAGGCGGAGAGCCCGGCGCCGACGGGCCCAGAAGCTGGGGATTTATCCCTCGGCGCCCCGCAGACCGCGCGAGCAAGGCTGGTACTCGTACCGGGGGATCGGCTCACGATCCGCAATCGCCGCCCCGGCGACCGCGTCCAGCCCGCCGGATCGAGCACCCGCAAGCGGCTGAAGGAGGTGCTCATCGATCGCCGAGTCCCGCGCTCGCAACGCGATCAACTCCCCCTCCTATGCATTGGCGGAAATATTGCATGGGTTGTCGGGGTTACCGTCGACGAGCGTTTCCGCAAGCGGGACGGCGGAAACCCATGGATTTTCGAGGTGGAGCCCGCATGA
- a CDS encoding sigma 54-interacting transcriptional regulator has protein sequence MPVGRAHDRGGRVTAQGARRWTLRGVVGGEERTFLLGSGINRVGSRPGRGVVLAEPGVSKRHALLLVDGDRVTVEDLASKNGTFVGDLRVDSAELGAGEAVRFGPVELTLDPLPADLLALDFGLALDSGLALDSGLALDSGPAADLGGGSLGEGARQRRESSAAFETPFMGEAEPAVSWGREGEGLVALAAFTSHLPLRSGGSLAPALAALATRLGAAGAALLDMAPGTPPAILAASGRPPREALEAVGEQGGEPGTADARRISAASGGVWILGAVEARSSAEQRRVAALLWGGGDPSAGSSSTFVLSPHLAWWDLLLAWARRSLPEMDSREFSVNARPAGSSRLVVPEGYLRGSSPAAERLFFELAAVAPSDLPILVVGETGVGKEGIARTAHLSSRRRKGPFVALNCAAIPSELLEAELFGIGKAVATGVSERRGRFQQAEGGTLFLDEVGEMSPELQAKLLRALQEQEVTPVGGRPVNVDVRVVAATNIRLAERLEEGSFRRDLYYRLAGCVLRVPPLAERREDIPALVEHFLRRAVEEAGQGVRGLTREALERLVEHSWPGNVRQLQHVVRRLVLQAAHAQVLDGAMVQGALAEDLAESGAGGVREVAGGLPEELDLDALERRAIVQALERCDGNQTRAAELLGISRTALYRRLSKHGLEAEGGE, from the coding sequence TTGCCGGTCGGGAGGGCCCATGATCGAGGTGGACGGGTGACGGCCCAGGGAGCCCGCCGCTGGACCCTGCGCGGCGTGGTGGGCGGCGAAGAGCGGACCTTCCTGCTGGGCTCGGGAATCAACCGCGTCGGCTCGCGGCCCGGCCGGGGGGTGGTCCTGGCGGAGCCCGGCGTCTCGAAGCGCCATGCGCTGCTCTTGGTGGACGGCGACCGGGTGACGGTGGAGGACCTGGCCAGCAAGAATGGCACCTTCGTCGGAGATCTTCGAGTGGATAGCGCCGAGCTGGGGGCCGGGGAGGCTGTGCGCTTCGGCCCGGTGGAGCTGACCCTGGATCCCCTGCCCGCGGACTTGCTGGCTCTGGACTTCGGGCTGGCTCTGGACTCCGGGCTGGCTTTGGACTCCGGGCTGGCTTTGGATTCCGGGCCGGCCGCGGACCTGGGCGGCGGCTCTCTCGGCGAGGGGGCCAGGCAGCGACGAGAAAGCTCGGCGGCTTTCGAGACCCCTTTCATGGGAGAGGCGGAGCCGGCGGTCTCCTGGGGGCGGGAGGGGGAGGGCCTGGTGGCTCTCGCCGCGTTCACGTCTCATTTGCCGCTGCGTTCCGGTGGCTCGCTGGCGCCGGCCCTGGCAGCGCTGGCAACCAGGCTCGGGGCCGCCGGCGCGGCGCTGCTGGACATGGCACCGGGGACGCCGCCGGCGATCCTCGCCGCCTCCGGCCGGCCGCCGCGGGAAGCCTTGGAGGCCGTGGGCGAGCAAGGGGGTGAGCCCGGTACTGCAGACGCCAGACGAATCTCCGCGGCGTCCGGTGGAGTTTGGATCCTGGGCGCCGTCGAAGCACGATCTTCCGCCGAGCAGCGTCGGGTGGCGGCCTTGTTGTGGGGCGGCGGCGATCCCAGCGCTGGCTCCAGCTCTACCTTTGTCCTCAGCCCGCATCTGGCCTGGTGGGACTTGCTCCTGGCTTGGGCCCGGCGGAGCCTTCCAGAGATGGACTCAAGAGAGTTCTCGGTCAATGCGCGTCCTGCCGGGAGCTCGAGACTGGTCGTTCCCGAAGGCTATCTGCGGGGTTCCTCGCCGGCGGCGGAGCGGCTCTTCTTCGAGCTCGCAGCGGTGGCGCCATCGGATCTGCCGATCCTGGTGGTGGGGGAGACAGGGGTTGGCAAGGAAGGGATTGCCCGCACAGCGCACCTCTCTTCTCGCCGCCGCAAGGGCCCGTTCGTCGCTCTCAACTGTGCCGCCATCCCGTCGGAGCTCCTGGAGGCGGAGCTCTTCGGCATCGGCAAGGCCGTGGCGACGGGGGTGAGTGAGCGGCGGGGACGCTTCCAGCAGGCGGAGGGAGGAACCCTCTTCTTGGACGAGGTGGGCGAGATGTCGCCGGAGCTCCAGGCAAAGCTCCTGCGGGCGCTGCAGGAGCAGGAGGTGACGCCGGTGGGCGGGCGGCCGGTGAACGTCGACGTGCGGGTGGTCGCGGCCACCAATATCCGTCTGGCGGAGCGGCTGGAGGAGGGCAGCTTTCGCCGCGACCTCTACTATCGCCTCGCCGGCTGCGTACTGCGGGTGCCGCCGCTGGCGGAACGGCGAGAAGACATTCCCGCATTGGTGGAGCACTTCCTGCGCCGAGCGGTGGAGGAGGCGGGGCAGGGTGTTCGAGGTCTGACGCGGGAAGCTCTGGAACGGCTGGTGGAGCATTCCTGGCCGGGCAACGTGCGCCAGCTTCAGCACGTGGTGCGGCGGCTGGTGCTGCAAGCGGCCCACGCCCAGGTGCTCGACGGCGCCATGGTGCAGGGGGCGTTGGCGGAGGATCTGGCGGAGTCCGGAGCCGGTGGGGTCAGGGAGGTCGCCGGCGGGTTGCCGGAGGAACTCGACCTCGATGCCCTGGAGCGGCGGGCCATCGTCCAGGCTTTGGAGCGCTGCGACGGCAACCAGACCCGCGCCGCGGAGCTGCTGGGAATCAGCCGCACGGCGCTCTATCGGCGGCTGTCCAAGCATGGGCTGGAGGCCGAGGGCGGCGAATAG
- a CDS encoding serine/threonine-protein kinase produces MSHDVTESLGPLPPRPGKDGKEPSPEEVRGLSLGRYLLLESLGQGGMGVVFSAFDPELDRKVAIKVLRGDLLQSEVARARLVREAKAIAQLAHPNLVRVYDASAVGDQFFLAMELIEGRTLAQWLAEKRRSWREVVRLFLDFGEGLYAVHQAGLVHRDVKPSNVMVTEDGRGVLVDFGLARLVDRAVEDSLSEDSAGTSEGSARLLAAPVTQQHGAVGTPAYMSPEQRRGEAADHRSDQFSFCACLYEALYGRAAFSVERPDRSGQEGDERASGARVPRWLHRVLQRGLAEEPGQRFASLADLLSALRRDPARRWRWAALAAGFLMILGAVAWSSYRFADPGQLCQGADAKLAAVWGESAQSELQSSLLASGSPMAESAWNFVQRSLGDYTERWRTSRIQACEATRLRGEQSEAMLDLQVACLDHRLLEVRAAVDVLGDLEAPDLGRVPAVLRLPALEGCSDLGALMALKAPPADPAIQQRVEVLREEVAELRARAQAGQLEEVIDRTPEVLAEIDQLGYEPLAAEARLELSRSKVFGGDLTGAREMMLEAVELALESRHDEVLANALIFLVINRRFAGDLEGVEHWSRLARAAVERRSRPDLEAGLEFALGMVANMKGERAAAIEHFQAFLEHPEGTLHSPYQAYHNIAIAYLGAGEPERAAEALETSLARQLEAGLELSPDRVLSLALLSQIRKRQGRYEESLEILERALAIGERAQLQDARLTKLRGELGDLLVTMGRAEDGVAPLETAMAAMNASEADPFDKALMQFALGRALYEAGEDVPRGLDLVRQALETLRSLGDRAAPQVARGEQWLAGREGP; encoded by the coding sequence ATGAGCCATGACGTCACAGAATCCCTAGGCCCTCTCCCTCCTCGGCCTGGAAAGGACGGAAAGGAGCCCTCGCCGGAAGAGGTTCGCGGTCTCTCCCTCGGCCGCTACCTTCTCCTGGAATCCTTGGGACAGGGCGGCATGGGAGTCGTGTTCTCGGCCTTCGACCCGGAGCTCGACCGCAAGGTGGCGATCAAGGTCCTGCGCGGTGATCTCCTGCAGTCGGAAGTAGCGCGCGCTCGGCTGGTGCGGGAGGCCAAGGCCATCGCCCAGCTGGCGCACCCGAATCTGGTGCGGGTCTACGACGCCAGTGCCGTAGGGGACCAGTTCTTCCTGGCGATGGAGCTCATCGAGGGGCGGACCTTGGCCCAGTGGCTGGCGGAGAAGCGCCGATCCTGGCGCGAAGTGGTGCGGCTCTTCCTCGACTTCGGCGAGGGGCTCTACGCCGTTCACCAGGCCGGCTTGGTTCACCGCGACGTCAAGCCTTCCAACGTCATGGTGACGGAGGACGGCCGCGGCGTGCTGGTGGATTTTGGTCTCGCCCGGCTGGTGGACCGAGCCGTCGAAGATTCGTTGTCGGAGGATTCGGCGGGGACCTCCGAGGGCAGCGCCAGGCTGCTGGCGGCGCCGGTGACCCAGCAGCACGGCGCCGTCGGAACCCCGGCCTACATGTCGCCGGAGCAGCGCCGCGGCGAGGCCGCGGATCACCGATCCGATCAATTCTCCTTCTGCGCCTGTCTCTACGAGGCTCTCTATGGCCGGGCTGCTTTTTCTGTAGAGAGGCCGGACCGCTCCGGGCAGGAGGGGGACGAGAGAGCCTCCGGCGCCCGGGTTCCTCGTTGGCTCCATCGAGTGTTGCAGCGCGGGCTGGCTGAGGAGCCGGGCCAGCGTTTTGCGTCTTTGGCAGATTTGCTGTCGGCGTTGCGTCGGGATCCGGCGCGGCGCTGGCGATGGGCGGCGCTGGCGGCGGGATTCCTCATGATCTTGGGGGCCGTGGCCTGGAGCTCGTATCGATTCGCAGATCCCGGGCAGCTGTGCCAGGGCGCGGATGCCAAGCTGGCGGCGGTTTGGGGAGAGTCGGCGCAGAGCGAATTGCAGAGCTCCCTGCTGGCTTCCGGCTCTCCGATGGCGGAGTCCGCTTGGAATTTCGTGCAGCGCTCTCTGGGCGACTACACCGAGCGCTGGCGGACTTCGCGGATCCAGGCTTGTGAAGCGACGCGCCTGCGGGGGGAGCAGTCGGAGGCGATGCTCGACCTCCAGGTGGCCTGCCTGGATCACCGGCTGCTCGAAGTGCGGGCCGCGGTGGATGTCTTGGGAGATCTGGAGGCTCCGGATCTGGGGCGTGTGCCGGCGGTGCTGCGTCTGCCGGCCCTGGAAGGGTGCAGCGATCTGGGGGCTCTGATGGCGTTGAAGGCGCCGCCGGCGGATCCTGCGATTCAGCAGCGGGTGGAGGTCTTGCGGGAAGAGGTCGCGGAGCTGCGCGCGCGCGCCCAAGCCGGACAGCTGGAGGAGGTCATCGACCGGACGCCGGAGGTGCTGGCGGAGATCGACCAGCTGGGCTATGAGCCTCTGGCGGCGGAAGCTCGTCTGGAGCTGTCTCGGAGCAAAGTCTTTGGCGGCGACCTCACGGGTGCCCGGGAGATGATGTTGGAGGCGGTGGAGCTGGCTCTGGAGAGTCGCCATGACGAGGTCCTGGCCAACGCCTTGATCTTCCTGGTGATCAACCGGCGATTCGCCGGAGATCTCGAAGGGGTGGAACATTGGAGCCGGCTGGCGCGGGCGGCGGTGGAGCGCCGATCCCGCCCTGATCTCGAGGCGGGCTTGGAGTTTGCCCTGGGCATGGTGGCCAATATGAAAGGGGAGCGAGCTGCGGCGATAGAGCACTTCCAGGCATTCTTGGAGCATCCGGAAGGCACGCTTCATTCTCCGTATCAGGCGTATCACAACATCGCCATCGCCTATCTCGGGGCGGGCGAGCCGGAGCGCGCCGCCGAGGCTCTGGAAACCAGCCTTGCCCGGCAGCTGGAGGCAGGGTTGGAGCTGAGCCCGGATCGCGTCCTCTCGCTGGCGCTGCTCAGCCAGATCCGCAAGCGCCAAGGGCGCTACGAGGAGTCCCTGGAGATCCTGGAGCGGGCCCTCGCCATCGGTGAGAGAGCCCAGCTCCAGGATGCTCGTCTGACCAAGCTCCGCGGCGAGCTGGGTGACCTTCTGGTGACCATGGGGCGGGCCGAAGACGGGGTCGCTCCCCTCGAGACCGCTATGGCGGCGATGAATGCTTCCGAGGCCGATCCGTTCGACAAGGCCTTGATGCAGTTCGCCCTCGGACGGGCTCTCTACGAAGCGGGGGAGGACGTGCCCCGGGGACTGGATTTGGTGCGCCAGGCCTTGGAGACTCTTCGCTCCCTCGGAGACCGGGCGGCGCCGCAGGTGGCGAGAGGAGAGCAATGGCTTGCCGGTCGGGAGGGCCCATGA
- a CDS encoding superoxide dismutase — protein MFTLPDLPYAHDALEPHIDARTMEIHHGKHHQGYVNKLNKALEGHAELAGKSVEDLIANLSSVPESIRTAVRNNGGGHLNHSLFWPTMSPNGGGAPGGDLASAIERDLGGFDKFKETFAGAAGGRFGSGWAWLVVDGGKLAVTSTANQDNPLTDGKTPILGLDVWEHAYYLHYQNRRPDYVSAWWNVVNWDQVAKNFANAG, from the coding sequence ATGTTCACCCTCCCAGACCTTCCCTACGCCCACGACGCCCTCGAGCCCCACATCGACGCGCGCACCATGGAGATTCACCACGGCAAGCACCACCAGGGCTACGTCAACAAACTCAACAAAGCCCTGGAAGGTCACGCCGAGCTGGCCGGCAAGAGCGTCGAAGACCTCATCGCCAACCTCTCCAGCGTGCCTGAGTCCATCCGCACCGCGGTGCGCAACAATGGTGGCGGCCACCTCAACCACAGCCTCTTCTGGCCCACCATGAGCCCCAACGGCGGTGGTGCCCCCGGCGGTGACCTGGCGTCGGCCATCGAGCGCGACCTCGGCGGCTTCGACAAATTCAAAGAGACCTTCGCTGGCGCCGCCGGTGGCCGTTTTGGCTCCGGCTGGGCCTGGCTGGTGGTGGACGGCGGCAAGCTCGCCGTCACCTCCACCGCCAACCAGGACAACCCCCTGACCGATGGCAAGACTCCCATCCTCGGCCTCGACGTCTGGGAGCACGCCTACTACCTGCACTACCAGAATCGCCGGCCGGATTACGTCAGCGCCTGGTGGAACGTGGTCAACTGGGATCAGGTGGCCAAGAACTTCGCCAACGCCGGCTGA
- a CDS encoding metalloregulator ArsR/SmtB family transcription factor, whose amino-acid sequence MTAISTAEAHSIQTPPAPTPAPRKHLTKVFKALSDGTRQEILRLLESNQRTVGEIVGNFNLSQPTISRHLSVLKEADLVVDQRQGQNVIYRLNDEALSTSMRSFFGQFRSCQHSLR is encoded by the coding sequence ATGACCGCCATCAGCACCGCAGAAGCTCACAGCATCCAGACACCGCCGGCTCCGACCCCCGCCCCGCGGAAGCACCTGACCAAGGTCTTCAAGGCTCTGTCCGACGGCACGCGACAGGAGATTCTGCGCCTACTGGAGAGCAACCAGCGGACCGTTGGCGAGATCGTCGGCAACTTCAACCTCTCCCAGCCGACCATTTCCCGCCACCTCTCCGTGCTCAAGGAAGCGGACCTGGTGGTGGATCAGCGTCAGGGGCAGAACGTCATCTACCGGCTCAACGACGAGGCCCTGTCCACGTCCATGCGCAGCTTCTTCGGCCAGTTCCGCAGCTGCCAGCACTCCTTGCGCTGA
- the rpmG gene encoding 50S ribosomal protein L33, translating into MRDKIKLVSTAGTGYFYTTTKNKRNSTEKLVLKKYDPRVRKHVEFKEEKMR; encoded by the coding sequence ATGCGCGACAAGATCAAGCTCGTTTCCACCGCCGGCACCGGCTACTTCTACACCACCACCAAGAACAAGCGGAACTCCACCGAGAAGCTGGTGCTGAAGAAGTACGACCCGAGAGTCCGCAAGCACGTGGAATTCAAAGAAGAGAAGATGCGCTGA
- a CDS encoding sulfatase, with protein sequence MLVTMLALPGMLLAMAACGSPSGSSDTESPSGEAGGTETATATTPAELAGAAEGWNVLLLSVDTLRADRLNAYGYGERTTSPALDELFAGGVRFQQASAPRSITWPSLASVLTGLYPSGHGVFENGYELPEDLPTLPLRLDAAGYQTAAFLSNMCRAGHRGWDALRCSQGRDGRTLQWALEWSDTLDREQPFFLWVHYFGAHSPYYNGGDLAARELDPDYQGDLIPKKWRLDRVMEEKEELDAADRRHLDAIYDAAVIGSDGLSGRLLAGLRERGLLERTLVVFLSDHGEDLYQHNGYLYHACSVYQSSLHVPLGFVAPGLIPADSAVSQPVELTDVAPTILDLLGLPPIEEAHGLSLRPYLERPQRGGAGKPAYTEYGDTRIHTVLSGDWKLVVNPDKLTPFCFGGGPADLYPIEALELYNLAEDPFEQENLSTQHPARVAELQTLIRQRFAGLAQRTERQDIPEELKEELRSLGYVAN encoded by the coding sequence ATGCTGGTAACGATGCTGGCGCTGCCGGGAATGCTGCTCGCGATGGCGGCCTGCGGATCTCCCTCAGGCTCTTCCGACACCGAGAGCCCCTCCGGCGAGGCCGGTGGAACAGAAACCGCCACGGCGACGACGCCCGCCGAACTGGCCGGGGCGGCGGAGGGGTGGAACGTGCTCCTGCTGTCGGTGGACACCCTGCGCGCCGACCGCCTCAACGCCTATGGCTACGGCGAACGCACCACCAGCCCGGCCCTCGACGAGCTCTTCGCCGGCGGCGTGCGCTTCCAGCAGGCCTCCGCTCCCCGGTCCATCACCTGGCCGTCCCTCGCCTCGGTGCTCACCGGCCTCTACCCCAGCGGCCACGGGGTCTTCGAGAACGGCTACGAGCTGCCCGAAGACTTGCCCACCTTGCCCCTGCGCCTCGACGCCGCCGGCTACCAAACCGCGGCCTTCCTGAGCAATATGTGCCGCGCCGGCCATCGCGGCTGGGATGCCTTGCGCTGCAGCCAGGGCCGGGACGGTCGCACCCTGCAGTGGGCGCTGGAGTGGAGCGACACCCTCGACCGAGAGCAGCCGTTCTTCCTCTGGGTGCATTATTTCGGTGCCCATTCGCCGTATTACAACGGCGGTGACCTGGCAGCCCGAGAGCTCGACCCCGACTATCAGGGGGACCTGATCCCCAAAAAGTGGCGCCTGGACCGGGTGATGGAAGAAAAGGAAGAGCTGGACGCGGCGGACCGCCGGCACCTGGACGCCATCTACGACGCGGCGGTCATCGGCAGCGACGGCCTCTCCGGCCGGCTGCTGGCGGGGCTGCGGGAGCGCGGCCTGCTGGAGCGTACCCTCGTCGTCTTTCTTTCAGACCACGGCGAGGATCTTTACCAGCACAACGGCTACCTCTACCACGCGTGCTCGGTGTATCAGTCTTCGCTCCACGTGCCCCTGGGCTTCGTGGCTCCGGGCTTGATCCCGGCGGATTCGGCGGTGAGCCAGCCGGTGGAGCTGACGGACGTGGCGCCGACGATCCTGGATCTGCTGGGACTGCCGCCCATCGAGGAGGCCCACGGCCTGTCCCTGCGCCCCTACCTGGAGCGCCCCCAGCGCGGCGGCGCCGGCAAGCCCGCCTACACCGAATACGGCGACACCCGGATCCACACCGTCCTCAGCGGAGATTGGAAGCTGGTGGTCAATCCCGACAAGCTCACCCCCTTCTGTTTCGGCGGCGGGCCGGCGGACCTCTACCCCATCGAGGCGCTGGAGCTCTACAACCTGGCCGAGGATCCCTTCGAGCAGGAGAATCTTTCCACCCAGCACCCGGCCCGGGTCGCCGAGCTCCAAACCCTCATCCGCCAGCGCTTCGCCGGCCTCGCCCAGCGCACCGAGCGCCAGGACATCCCCGAGGAGCTGAAGGAAGAGCTACGCAGCCTCGGGTACGTGGCCAACTGA